A stretch of Bordetella genomosp. 13 DNA encodes these proteins:
- the glgB gene encoding 1,4-alpha-glucan branching protein GlgB, translating to MISRMPVDVPDNGGASPGGRPPRGTAPALPPAEVQALQAATHANPFAVLGPHHVEGQGILRVLAPGATSVHALLEDGSEVELAQQAEGLYGARIDALRPGHPRAYRLRVAHGGHEEVHADPYAFGPSIPEADLQLLAGGSWLHLADSLGAHPMRQDEVDGVRFSVWAPNARRVAVVGDFNGWDARRHGMRLRHHAGVWEIFIPDVPAGSRYKYAIIGADGSHQMKADPMARATEAPPATASVVPDAAPLRWTDEQWMRERAARHAPDAPMSVYELHVGSWADEPSPGSLWSKLAAKLPGYARAMGFTHIELLPVMEHPFGGSWGYQPLGMFAPSARFGTPAEFATFVDRCHEAGVGVILDWVPAHFPNDAHGLVSFDGTALYEHADPREGYHPDWHTMVYNLGRNEVRAFLVASALHWLRHYHIDGLRVDAVASMLYRDYSRAPGEWVPNQYGGRENLESVAFLRDLNLAVARECPGAMTIAEESTAWPGVTAPVSEGGLGFDYKWNMGWMHDTLRYMSHDPIHRQYHHSDMTFGMIYAFSERFILPLSHDEVVHGKGSLIGKMPGDAAMRLANLRAYYGFMWAHPGKKLLFMGGELGQETEWNHDGFVQWHLLDRPEHRGLQRAVADLNLLYRDLPELHKRDADPAGFAWMVGDDTANSVLAFVRTDGRNHVLAISNFTPVARHGYRVGVPLAGSWAERFNSDAEPYGGSGMGNAGRARTEDVPAHGQAQSLSLTLPPMSTLLLRHEG from the coding sequence ATGATCAGCCGTATGCCGGTCGACGTGCCCGACAACGGCGGAGCCTCTCCTGGCGGACGCCCCCCGCGCGGGACTGCGCCGGCCTTGCCGCCCGCCGAGGTGCAGGCGCTGCAGGCAGCGACCCATGCCAATCCCTTTGCCGTGCTGGGACCGCACCACGTCGAGGGCCAGGGCATTCTGCGGGTGCTGGCGCCCGGGGCGACTTCGGTGCATGCACTGCTGGAGGACGGCTCGGAGGTCGAGCTGGCGCAGCAGGCGGAAGGCCTGTATGGCGCGCGCATCGACGCGCTGCGGCCCGGCCACCCGCGCGCCTACCGGCTGCGCGTGGCGCACGGCGGGCACGAGGAGGTGCACGCCGACCCCTATGCCTTCGGTCCTTCCATTCCCGAGGCCGACCTGCAGCTGCTGGCCGGCGGCTCCTGGCTGCACCTGGCCGATTCGCTGGGCGCTCACCCGATGCGGCAGGACGAGGTGGACGGCGTGCGCTTCTCGGTGTGGGCGCCCAATGCGCGGCGCGTCGCCGTGGTGGGCGACTTCAACGGCTGGGATGCGCGCCGGCACGGCATGCGGCTGCGCCATCATGCCGGCGTGTGGGAAATCTTCATTCCGGACGTGCCGGCGGGCAGCCGCTACAAGTACGCGATCATCGGCGCCGACGGCAGCCACCAGATGAAGGCCGACCCCATGGCCCGCGCCACCGAGGCGCCGCCCGCGACGGCCTCGGTCGTGCCCGACGCCGCGCCGCTGCGCTGGACCGACGAACAATGGATGCGCGAGCGCGCCGCGCGCCACGCGCCCGACGCGCCCATGTCGGTGTACGAACTGCACGTGGGTTCGTGGGCCGACGAGCCCAGCCCCGGCAGCCTGTGGAGCAAGTTGGCGGCCAAGCTTCCCGGCTATGCCCGCGCCATGGGCTTCACCCACATCGAACTGCTGCCGGTGATGGAGCATCCCTTCGGCGGCTCGTGGGGCTATCAGCCCCTGGGCATGTTCGCGCCGTCGGCGCGCTTCGGCACGCCGGCCGAGTTCGCCACGTTCGTGGACCGCTGCCACGAGGCCGGCGTGGGCGTGATCCTGGACTGGGTGCCGGCGCACTTCCCCAACGACGCCCACGGCCTGGTGTCGTTCGACGGCACGGCGCTGTACGAGCACGCCGATCCGCGCGAGGGCTACCACCCCGACTGGCACACCATGGTCTACAACCTGGGCCGCAACGAGGTCAGGGCATTCCTGGTGGCCAGCGCGCTGCACTGGCTGCGGCACTATCACATCGACGGCCTGCGCGTGGACGCGGTGGCATCCATGCTGTATCGCGACTACAGCCGCGCGCCCGGCGAGTGGGTGCCCAACCAGTACGGCGGCCGCGAGAACCTGGAGTCCGTCGCCTTCCTGCGCGACCTCAACCTGGCCGTGGCGCGCGAGTGTCCGGGCGCCATGACGATCGCCGAGGAATCGACGGCCTGGCCCGGCGTCACCGCGCCGGTGTCCGAGGGCGGCCTGGGCTTCGACTACAAGTGGAACATGGGCTGGATGCACGACACGCTGCGCTACATGTCGCACGATCCCATCCATCGCCAGTACCACCACAGCGACATGACGTTCGGAATGATCTATGCGTTCTCCGAGCGCTTCATCCTGCCGCTGTCGCACGACGAGGTCGTGCACGGCAAGGGGTCGCTGATCGGCAAGATGCCGGGCGATGCCGCCATGCGGCTGGCCAATCTGCGCGCCTACTACGGCTTCATGTGGGCGCACCCGGGCAAGAAGCTGCTGTTCATGGGCGGCGAACTGGGCCAGGAGACCGAATGGAACCACGACGGCTTCGTGCAGTGGCATCTGCTGGATCGTCCCGAGCATCGCGGCCTGCAGCGCGCGGTGGCCGACCTGAACCTGCTCTACCGTGACCTGCCGGAACTGCACAAGCGCGACGCCGACCCCGCCGGCTTCGCCTGGATGGTCGGCGACGACACGGCCAACAGCGTGCTGGCGTTCGTGCGCACCGACGGCCGGAATCACGTGCTGGCCATCAGCAACTTCACGCCGGTGGCGCGCCACGGCTATCGCGTCGGCGTGCCGCTGGCGGGCAGCTGGGCCGAACGCTTCAACAGCGACGCCGAACCCTACGGCGGCAGCGGCATGGGCAACGCCGGCCGCGCGCGCACCGAGGACGTGCCGGCGCACGGACAGGCGCAATCCCTTTCCCTCACTCTTCCTCCGATGTCCACATTGCTGTTGCGCCACGAAGGATAA